One genomic segment of Suncus etruscus isolate mSunEtr1 chromosome 15, mSunEtr1.pri.cur, whole genome shotgun sequence includes these proteins:
- the C2CD4C gene encoding C2 calcium-dependent domain-containing protein 4C, producing MKKTNMWLLERLRVSGENGASGGEGSDKAKGPLYSNVLTPDKIPDFFIPPKLPGAPPESEGPAAAEQPAPSASPASPRRAPRSPRLPAKLASESRNLLRAATRHVIQIESAEDGGADDDEGPDAPPQPSPLGFAALAESPHTRRRESLFHSEHGALAQLGSPGAGRRRRPRRGAEGGGGGGDGGDGAPRDRERESGGLRSPGRALSGGESDTGSSAESSPFGSPLLSRSVSLLKGFAQDGQAKVQQLTQSVGRAGSLSADDSTPEPSPGARRRRPRHHHHARLLARRPSPEAGPEPGAAPRAEHAVRLGPRGSVRLLAEYEAAQARLRVRLLAAEGLYDRLCDARAINCCVGLCLVPGKLQKQRSTIIKHSRHPVFNEDFFFDGLGPASARKLALRIKVVNKGSSLKRDTLLGEKELPLTALLPFL from the coding sequence ATGAAGAAGACCAACATGTGGTTGCTGGAGCGGCTGCGGGTGTCGGGGGAAAACGGGGCCTCGGGCGGCGAGGGCAGCGACAAGGCCAAGGGGCCGCTGTACAGCAACGTGCTCACCCCGGACAAGATCCCGGACTTCTTCATCCCCCCGAAGCTGCCCGGGGCGCCCCCGGAGAGCGAGGGGCCGGCGGCGGCCGAGCAGCCGGCGCCCTCGGCCTCCCCCGCGTCGCCCCGCCGGGCGCCCCGCAGCCCCCGGCTCCCGGCCAAGCTGGCGAGCGAGAGCCGCAACCTGCTGCGGGCCGCCACGCGCCACGTGATCCAGATCGAGAGCGCCGAGGACGGGGGCGCGGACGACGACGAGGGCCCCGACGCCCCGCCGCAGCCGTCGCCCCTGGGCTTCGCGGCGCTGGCCGAGAGCCCGCACACGCGGCGCCGCGAGTCCCTGTTCCACAGCGAGCACGGCGCGCTGGCCCAGCTGGGCTCCCCGGgcgcggggcggcggcggcggccgcggcGCGGGGCcgagggcggcggcggcggcggggacgGCGGGGACGGGGCCCCCCGCGATCGCGAGCGGGAGAGCGGCGGGCTCCGGAGCCCCGGGCGCGCGCTGAGCGGCGGCGAGAGCGACACGGGCTCGTCGGCCGAGTCGTCGCCCTTCGGCTCGCCGCTGCTGTCGCGCTCCGTGTCGCTGCTCAAGGGCTTCGCGCAGGACGGCCAGGCCAAGGTGCAGCAGCTCACGCAGTCGGTGGGCCGCGCCGGCTCGCTCTCGGCCGACGACAGCACCCCCGAGCCCAGCCCCGgcgcgcgccgccgccgcccgcgccaCCACCACCACGCGCGCCTGCTGGCCCGCCGGCCCAGCCCCGAGGCCGGCCCCGAGCCGGGCGCCGCGCCGCGCGCCGAGCACGCCGTGCGCCTGGGCCCGCGCGGCAGCGTGCGGCTGCTGGCCGAGTACGAGGCGGCGCAGGCCCGGCTGCGCGTGCGGCTGCTGGCCGCCGAGGGCCTGTACGACCGGCTGTGCGACGCGCGCGCCATCAACTGCTGCGTCGGGCTGTGCCTGGTGCCCGGCAAGCTGCAGAAGCAGCGCAGCACCATCATCAAGCACAGCCGCCACCCGGTGTTCAACGAGGACTTCTTCTTCGACGGCCTGGGGCCCGCCAGCGCGCGCAAGCTGGCGCTGCGCATCAAGGTGGTCAACAAGGGCAGCAGCCTCAAGCGGGACACGCTGCTGGGCGAGAAGGAGCTGCCCCTCACCGCCCTGCTCCCCTTCTTGTAG